A stretch of the Marmota flaviventris isolate mMarFla1 chromosome 12, mMarFla1.hap1, whole genome shotgun sequence genome encodes the following:
- the C12H1orf116 gene encoding specifically androgen-regulated gene protein, with protein MPERELWPARPGSEPVTCIRSCDSMMSATSTRSGSSDSSYDFLSAEEKECLLFLEETIGSLDTEADGGLSTEESEPATTPRGFRTLPVIQPVPQRNSEKTIIQQGPEPRKVTHSSSFRPPEPYSLGFKSGSYSLPRNIHIGGNQNLRKSTTQTNSHFPGESEGLIAKPEKKQASQSREPGQAQANPLGTALDLDVVLIPPPAAFQDAQPEQGRKHSLPKGPGEPRPQLHPPFSPLERVEGDSEAMSHPASGKGSTGASGKPQPPPAELSWNARAEDASLPPGADPNPRMAPLTAPKPRKLPPNIVLKSSRSSFHSDPQNRLSRHHEAGESGLVSSSLQDQRKARREALEKLGLPQDPEEPSLPLSRPTSSIRLKEAQGPDPSPAPAPAPIAAIAPAAEKIPAQGPSPMKPPASALAQGPYPGKVWIPTQEPSLGKVAATKSTPIPIPKAPKANSGLTQPKPDSGLTLQESNIPGLRQMNFKSNTLERSGVGLSSYLSAEKNPSPKTSTSLGKGSFLDKISPSVLRNSRPRPASLGTGKDFAGIQVGKLADLDQGQSSKRLSYQGQSRDKLPRPPCVSVKISPKGVSDEHRREALKKLGLLKE; from the exons ATGCCCGAGAGGGAGCTGTGGCCAGCAAGGCCTGGCTCGGAACCCGTGACCTGCATCCGCAGCTGCGACAGCATGATGAGCGCCACCTCCACCCGCTCGGGATCT AGTGACAGTAGCTACGACTTCCTGTCCGCAGAAGAGAAAGAGTGTCTGCTATTCCTGGAGGAGACCATTGGCTCATTGGACACTGAGGCCGACGGTGGACTCTCCACGGAGGAGTCTGAGCCAGCCACAACTCCCCGAGGTTTCCGGACACTGCCTGTCATACAGCCGGTTCCCCAGA GAAACTCAGAGAAGACAATCATTCAGCAAGGACCAGAGCCAAGGAAGGTGACTCATTCCTCCTCATTCCGTCCCCCTGAGCCTTACAGCTTGGGCTTCAAGTCTGGCTCCTACAGCCTCCCCAGAAATATCCACATTGGCGGAAACCAGAACCTCAGGAAAAGCACCACCCAGACTAATAGCCACTTCCCTGGAGAATCTGAGGGACTCATAGCTAAACCTGAGAAAAAGCAGGCCAGCCAGAGCAGGGAGCCTGGCCAGGCACAAGCTAATCCCCTGGGGACTGCCCTTGACCTGGACGTGGTACTCATCCCCCCACCTGCAGCTTTCCAGGACGCCCAGCCAGAGCAGGGTAGGAAACACAGCCTGCCCAAGGGGCCAGGAGAGCCTAGGCCCCAACTCCACCCACCATTCAGCCCCCTGGAGAGAGTGGAGGGGGATTCAGAGGCCATGTCCCACCCAGCCAGTGGGAAAGGTTCCACAGGGGCCTCAGGAAAGCCACAGCCTCCTCCTGCTGAGTTGTCTTGGAATGCCAGAGCTGAAGATGCTTCCCTCCCACCAGGGGCTGATCCAAATCCCAGAATGGCTCCCCTCACAGCCCCGAAGCCCCGGAAGCTGCCACCCAACATTGTTCTGAAGAGCAGCCGAAGCAGCTTCCACAGCGATCCCCAGAACAGGCTGTCCCGACACCATGAGGCTGGAGAATCTGGCCTGGTGTCCTCTTCACTGCAGGACCAAAGGAAAGCACGTAGAGAAGCACTGGAGAAGCTGGGGCTACCCCAGGACCcagaggagcccagcctcccttTGAGTAGGCCCACCAGCTCCATCAGACTCAAGGAGGCTCAGGGCCCCGATCCttctccagccccagctccagctcctATAGCTGCAATTGCTCCTGCTGCAGAGAAGATTCCAGCTCAGGGACCTTCCCCAATGAAGCCTCCAGCATCAGCTCTAGCTCAGGGGCCCTATCCAGGCAAGGTTTGGATTCCCACCCAGGAACCCTCTCTTGGGAAAGTTGCAGCTACCAAATCCACACCAATCCCTATCCCTAAGGCCCCAAAGGCAAATAGTGGCTTAACTCAGCCAAAGCCAGACTCAGGACTGACTCTCCAGGAAAGCAACATCCCTGGCCTGAGACAGATGAACTTCAAGTCCAACACTCTGGAGCGTTCGGGTGTGGGACTGAGCAGCTACCTCTCTGCTGAGAAAAACCCGAGTCCCAAAACCAGCACTTCCCTGGGAAAGGGTTCCTTCTTGGACAAGATCTCACCCAGTGTCTTGCGTAATTCTCGGCCCCGCCCTGCCTCCCTGGGCACTGGGAAGGACTTTGCAGGTATCCAGGTGGGCAAGCTGGCTGACCTGGATCAGGGCCAGAGCTCCAAGAGGCTGTCCTACCAAGGACAGAGCCGTGACAAGCTTCCTCGACCCCCTTGTGTCAGTGTCAAGATTTCCCCAAAGGGCGTCTCTGATGAACATAGGAGGGAGGCCTTGAAGAAGCTGGGGCTGCTGAAGGAGTAG